The following proteins are co-located in the Echinicola sp. 20G genome:
- a CDS encoding IS3 family transposase, which translates to MCKVLKVISSSFYHLMSMMESKRQLKVRELSEEIRSIHKLSNCIFGSPRITAALNDKGRSISRSYVSRLMNRIGIRSKIRKKNKVTTDSTHSYSLAENLLQRDFSAKSLSQKWVGDITYIRTGTG; encoded by the coding sequence ATGTGCAAAGTACTAAAGGTAATCAGCAGTAGCTTTTACCACTTGATGTCCATGATGGAAAGCAAACGTCAGTTAAAAGTCCGGGAACTATCAGAGGAGATCAGGTCCATCCATAAATTAAGCAATTGTATTTTTGGCAGTCCAAGAATTACAGCAGCGCTCAATGATAAGGGACGAAGCATTTCCCGTTCCTATGTTTCACGCTTGATGAACAGAATAGGAATCCGTAGCAAGATCAGGAAAAAAAACAAGGTCACTACAGATTCTACCCATTCTTATTCGTTGGCAGAAAATCTTCTTCAAAGAGACTTTTCGGCAAAATCCCTCTCCCAAAAATGGGTTGGGGATATTACTTATATACGTACCGGAACGGGGTAG
- a CDS encoding transposase, translating to MLSYARKFDESFRVMAVDLSYVKGSLAEAAKELDLDASRLSKWRQDPRFNGGKIMADNPKLSTEEQEIRMLRKRLKEAELERDILKKAVAIFSKGHVFRREDVQSTKGNQQ from the coding sequence TTGTTATCGTATGCAAGAAAATTTGATGAATCATTCAGGGTAATGGCAGTGGATCTTTCCTATGTCAAGGGTTCTTTGGCTGAAGCGGCCAAGGAGTTGGATTTGGATGCAAGCAGGTTGAGTAAATGGCGCCAGGACCCTCGGTTCAATGGCGGTAAAATCATGGCGGACAATCCCAAGCTGAGCACTGAAGAACAAGAAATAAGAATGCTTAGAAAAAGGCTCAAGGAAGCTGAACTGGAAAGGGATATACTAAAAAAGGCGGTAGCCATCTTTTCCAAGGGACATGTATTCCGTAGAGAAGATGTGCAAAGTACTAAAGGTAATCAGCAGTAG
- a CDS encoding type IX secretion system membrane protein PorP/SprF: protein MKRTVIYICLIIFLVPFTSTGQSRKYISQFDFFQSYYNPGLTGYEGSTIRGFVRNQWSGFEGAPRTMFFSGELDFAEMKGTEDPAMMGKNAASLNLLFDSYGAFKETGLILGYASRIRLTEKHNLRLGAGVSYTTVQLDGNAMTIEQQGDDLLGQYIGSFSDMRIMDFNLGLALTHQKYYLSYAMHQVNGGRISSGDEFMEGRPVNYIVQAGYREALNDHLAVIGNFFFRGQEDLPNNVEFNLKALLMDKVWLGAGHRVDYANNLQMGFLLNKLKVGYVYEFPTNGSYLLPGNTHEFMAVFSLFRSNKRNRPDEVLIW from the coding sequence ATGAAAAGAACAGTTATTTATATCTGCCTAATAATATTTCTGGTCCCTTTTACCTCAACAGGCCAGAGCAGGAAGTACATCAGCCAGTTTGATTTCTTCCAAAGCTATTACAACCCGGGGTTGACGGGATATGAGGGCAGTACGATCCGTGGCTTTGTAAGAAACCAGTGGAGCGGCTTTGAAGGTGCTCCAAGGACGATGTTTTTCAGTGGCGAGCTGGATTTTGCAGAAATGAAAGGCACGGAAGACCCTGCCATGATGGGGAAGAATGCAGCCAGCCTGAACCTGTTGTTCGACAGTTATGGGGCATTTAAGGAGACAGGCCTGATCCTGGGCTATGCGAGCAGGATCCGTCTTACCGAAAAGCACAACCTTAGGCTGGGGGCAGGGGTAAGCTATACCACTGTGCAGTTGGACGGCAACGCGATGACCATTGAGCAGCAGGGGGATGATTTGCTGGGTCAATACATTGGGTCCTTCTCCGACATGCGGATCATGGACTTTAACCTGGGCCTTGCCCTGACCCACCAGAAGTATTACCTGTCCTATGCGATGCACCAGGTAAACGGGGGGCGTATATCCAGTGGTGACGAGTTCATGGAAGGGAGGCCTGTCAATTATATTGTGCAGGCTGGATATAGGGAAGCCCTGAATGACCATTTGGCGGTGATCGGCAATTTCTTTTTCAGGGGCCAGGAAGACCTACCCAACAATGTGGAGTTTAACCTGAAGGCATTGCTGATGGACAAGGTCTGGCTGGGAGCCGGCCACCGTGTTGATTATGCGAATAACCTCCAGATGGGCTTTTTGCTGAACAAGCTCAAGGTGGGCTATGTGTATGAGTTCCCTACCAATGGAAGCTATTTGCTTCCGGGCAATACCCATGAGTTTATGGCTGTCTTCAGCCTGTTCAGGTCCAACAAAAGAAACAGGCCGGATGAAGTATTGATTTGGTAA
- a CDS encoding site-specific integrase — protein sequence MEKKLAKSGKQFEMTIYLDTRRTKADGYYPLKIKVYTPMPKKRKYYSVGMDMNKETYEKVFLSIKPRKAEKEIRIQVESLLHKYMEVANMLDNFTFESFENHLFKPEGDVKDVFYLYQQKIKTLELEKREATKHTYEASLKAIKKFLTANRRKREPKNLYIQDITVLWLKSFEKWMLEKGNTKTTVGYYLRTLRHIFNTIKSDHYPFGKNGYVIPKGTNKKKALDKQQLKLLFEGEPENQFQQRAKDFWFFSYLCKGMNMKDILYLKWKNVNGDFLEFVREKTKDTTDDQIVIRVPLLKHSKKVIKLYGVTSGDREEYVFPILHKEMTEGEKLKAKQNFTRLVNQHMKRYAEKLGIKENVSTYTARHSFATMAIRNNASIEYVGESLGHADIKTTKAYIKSFLDDESDREMMEKLVDFN from the coding sequence ATGGAAAAGAAACTTGCCAAGTCTGGAAAACAGTTCGAAATGACCATCTATCTGGATACCCGAAGGACTAAAGCGGATGGATATTATCCTTTAAAAATAAAGGTTTATACCCCAATGCCCAAAAAGCGGAAATACTATTCAGTTGGAATGGATATGAACAAGGAAACCTATGAAAAGGTATTCCTATCAATTAAACCTAGAAAAGCAGAAAAGGAAATTCGCATACAAGTAGAGAGCTTATTACATAAGTATATGGAAGTGGCCAATATGCTGGACAATTTTACCTTTGAATCTTTCGAGAATCATTTATTTAAACCTGAGGGTGATGTTAAAGATGTTTTCTATTTGTACCAACAAAAAATAAAGACTTTAGAGTTGGAGAAAAGGGAAGCCACTAAACATACCTATGAGGCCAGTTTAAAAGCTATTAAGAAATTCCTAACAGCTAATCGACGAAAAAGGGAGCCCAAAAACCTTTACATCCAAGATATCACAGTGCTGTGGCTTAAGAGTTTTGAAAAGTGGATGCTTGAAAAAGGCAATACCAAAACCACCGTTGGGTACTATTTAAGAACGCTTAGGCATATATTTAACACCATCAAAAGTGATCATTATCCTTTTGGGAAAAATGGGTATGTAATTCCCAAGGGTACTAATAAAAAGAAGGCCTTGGATAAGCAGCAACTAAAATTGTTATTTGAAGGTGAGCCTGAAAACCAATTTCAACAGAGAGCAAAAGACTTTTGGTTTTTCTCCTACTTGTGTAAAGGAATGAATATGAAGGACATTTTGTATCTCAAGTGGAAAAACGTTAACGGTGATTTCTTGGAATTTGTGAGGGAAAAAACCAAGGATACAACAGACGATCAAATTGTTATTCGTGTACCACTTTTGAAGCACTCCAAAAAGGTGATCAAATTGTATGGAGTAACCAGTGGTGATCGTGAAGAATATGTATTTCCAATCCTTCACAAAGAAATGACCGAGGGAGAAAAGCTTAAAGCGAAACAGAACTTTACCCGCCTAGTGAATCAGCATATGAAGCGGTATGCCGAAAAACTGGGGATTAAGGAGAATGTAAGCACTTACACCGCTAGGCATAGTTTTGCCACCATGGCTATACGAAATAACGCTTCCATCGAATATGTAGGAGAATCCTTAGGACACGCTGATATTAAGACGACTAAGGCGTATATCAAGAGTTTCCTCGATGATGAAAGTGATAGGGAGATGATGGAGAAGTTGGTAGATTTCAATTAA
- a CDS encoding IS3 family transposase, translating into MTTVIDLADRKVIGWSFSNDMSAESASVAALKMAIKTRGTRNGLIFHSDRGIQYACNDFKALLSENRILQSMSRKADCWDNAVAESFFKTLKSELVHHRKYANRESAKLEIFSYIEGFYNTKRKHSSLGYRTPSEMEKLLTENKCLAA; encoded by the coding sequence CTGACCACAGTGATTGACCTTGCAGACAGAAAGGTTATAGGCTGGTCTTTCAGCAACGATATGTCAGCTGAAAGCGCTTCGGTTGCCGCTTTGAAAATGGCCATCAAAACCAGGGGTACCAGAAACGGGTTGATTTTTCATTCAGACAGGGGGATCCAATATGCCTGCAATGATTTCAAAGCGCTATTATCAGAGAACCGAATTTTGCAAAGTATGAGCAGGAAAGCTGATTGCTGGGACAATGCAGTGGCTGAAAGTTTCTTTAAAACACTTAAAAGCGAATTGGTACATCACAGGAAATATGCTAATCGAGAATCCGCAAAACTGGAAATATTTAGTTATATCGAAGGGTTCTACAATACAAAAAGGAAGCATTCATCTTTAGGCTATAGGACTCCTTCTGAAATGGAAAAATTACTGACTGAAAATAAATGTTTGGCAGCTTAA